From a region of the Lactuca sativa cultivar Salinas chromosome 4, Lsat_Salinas_v11, whole genome shotgun sequence genome:
- the LOC111877701 gene encoding protein FAR1-RELATED SEQUENCE 5-like translates to MDDLDMHDIENNHLDEENHQFGYTDSEFIHNEENQSETQDMNDIGNDHYDEQNHQFRSGDSEILDNDGNQLEIQVQSDNVAAEYGSCKEFIGADGSLFWIPVVEPGWIPTLGSIFKDIKDAIKWYKGYALRSGFDIRKSTERKKSGITTSKYFVCNRGGLPNTSILDTISDDHHKQLRNSSCKRTNCKAFVAFKAIPHSSEVYLWRFEQQHNHKLINQDRMHLSRAKRQLSVVDQAFIHKLSSAKVGATTAYRLMCVIKGGCEFVDGLEIDWKNFTRDINCHIGGTDANLLITKLQNRKENVTNFTYEYRCDRKQLNALFWADDTSKQNYELFGDVVSFDATYRTNRYCMVFVPFTGIDNHKRCVTFGAGLLCREDTNSYIWLLRSFLKCFGKAPIMVVTDQDPAMKKAIEIVFPYTKHRFCMWHITSKLPLKVSWETMNESDFKADFNSIVWDSKIAVNDFEMRWDALMVKYKLQDNKWMKDMFDLRSSWIPAYFKDVPMSGLMRTTSRSESENSTFNRVSHHGYTLNNFMNAFESVMERQRNNQIKFDFDTSTIIPIIKTPLEDMEKHASMVYTRTIFLMVQREILHSLVSCSQKSVTSGVVSDICIVKHKRTNISKKKVVVEKKEKVDIDSEWNFNTSEGDFEVEFNREDLTVKCSCMLFERFGIFCRHIFCILKIYDIQEIPSRYILKRWRRDIIPTTVLKRTFRYSDSSGNIEKVAYKAFSMLDQCLSSLSNDDKKLEEFMQKLEVFMTDIGEQGSDKVPVTKEDHIDKLYGATTNPEVVDVENPPMVKNKGSGTGKRLKSALEKATIQGNKQSRSCKTCGVKGHNSRKCLTLLNKSKVQSA, encoded by the exons atggatgatttggatATGCATGACATCGAAAACAATCATCTTGATGAAGAAAATCATCAGTTCGGTTATACTGATTCAGAGTTTATTCATAACGAGGAAAATCAATCGGAAACCCAAG ATATGAATGACATCGGAAATGATCATTACGATGAACAAAATCATCAATTCAGATCTGGTGATTCAGAGATTCTGGACAATGATGGAAATCAATTGGAAATCCAAG TTCAAAGTGACAATGTTGCAGCAGAATATGGATCTTGCAAAGAATTCATTGGAGCTGATGGTTCTTTATTTTGGATTCCAGTGGTTGAACCTGGTTGGATACCTACTTTGGGTTCAATTTTTAAAGATATCAAAGATGCTATCAAGTGGTATAAAGGATATGCATTAAGATCTGGTTTTGATATTAGAAAATCAACAGAGAGGAAAAAGAGTGGAATCACAACTTCGAAATATTTTGTATGCAATAGAGGGGGATTGCCAAACACTTCTATATTAGACACAATTAGTGATGATCATCATAAGCAATTGAGAAATAGTAGTTGTAAACGCACAAATTGCAAAGCTTTTGTTGCATTCAAAGCTATACCACATTCTTCAGAAGTTTACCTGTGGCGCTTTGAACAACAACACAACCACAAATTGATCAATCAAGATCGTATGCATCTTTCAAGAGCTAAACGTCAGTTGAGTGTTGTTGATCAAGCTTTTATACATAAACTTTCGAGTGCAAAGGTGGGGGCAACTACAGCATATAGACTAATGTGCGTTATAAAAGGAGGATGTGAATTTGTTGATGGACTAGAGATAGATTGGAAAAATTTTACAAGGGATATAAATTGTCACATCGGGGGAACTGATGCAAATTTGTTGATTACAAAGCTTCAGAATCGTAAAGAGAATGTTACAAATTTTACATACGAATACAGATGTGACAGGAAGCAGTTAAATGCTCTCTTTTGGGCTGATGACACTTCAAAACAAAACTATGAGTTATTTGGGGACGTTGTTTCGTTTGATGCAACATATCGTACAAACAG gtATTGTATGGTATTTGTACCTTTTACTGGCATTGATAATCACAAAAGGTGCGTCACTTTTGGAGCTGGTTTGTTGTGTAGAGAAGATACAAATTCCTATATTTGGTTACTTCGGTCATTCTTGAAGTGTTTTGGAAAAGCACCAATCATGGTCGTGACCGATCAAGATCCAGCAATGAAAAAAGCTATTGAGATAGTATTTCCATACACAAAACATAGATTTTGTATGTGGCATATCACAAGTAAACTTCCATTGAAG GTAAGCTGGGAAACAATGAATGAATCAGATTTTAAGGCGGACTTCAATAGTATAGTATGGGACTCCAAAATTGCTGTCAATGATTTTGAAATGAGATGGGATGCATTAATGGTAAAATATAAGTTGCAAGACAATAAATGGATGAAAGATATGTTTGATTTGAGAAGCAGTTGGATTCCAGCCTATTTTAAAGATGTACCGATGTCAGGTCTAATGAGAACAACTTCTCGGTCAGAAAGTGAGAATTCAACATTCAATAGGGTATCGCATCATGGTTATACGTTAAACAATTTTATGAATGCTTTTGAGTCTGTTATGGAAAGGCAAAGGAATAATCAgatcaaatttgattttgatACATCTACTATAATTCCAATCATCAAAACACCTCTTGAAGATATGGAGAAACATGCATCTATGGTATACACCAGGACTATTTTTCTCATGGTGCAGAGGGAGATTCTTCATTCACTTGTTTCTTGTTCACAGAAGAGTGTTACATCAGGCGTTGTTTCTGACATATGCATTGTCAAACATAAAAGGACAAATATATCAAAGAAGAAGGTAGTAGTtgagaaaaaagaaaaagttgaCATCGATTCTGAATGGAATTTTAACACAAGTGAAGGTGATTTTGAG GTTGAATTCAACAGAGAAGATCTAACGGTGAAATGTTCATGCATGCTTTTTGAGCGGTTTGGAATTTTTTGTAGACACATCTTCTGTATTCTAAAGATTTATGACATACAAGAGATTCCGTCAAGATACATTCTTAAGAGATGGAGAAGAGATATTATCCCCACCACAGTTTTGAAAAGGACGTTTAGATATAGTGATTCGTCTGGAAATATTGAGAAGGTTGCATACAAAGCTTTTTCCATGCTTGATCAATGTCTGTCTTCATTAAGTAATGATGATAAGAAGTTAGAAGAGTTCATGCAGAAGCTTGAAGTTTTTATGACTGATATTGGTGAACAAGGTTCAGACAAAGTACCGGTTACAAAAGAAGATCATATTGATAAACTTTACGGAGCTACTACGAATCCTGAAGTTGTTGATGTTGAAAATCCACCTATGGTGAAGAATAAAGGTTCTGGTACAGGAAAACGTTTAAAAAGTGCTTTGGAGAAGGCTACTATTCAAGGTAACAAGCAATCAAGATCATGCAAAACATGTGGGGTTAAAGGGCATAATTCAAGGAAATGTTTGACATTGTTGAATAAATCCAAGGTACAAAGTGCATAG